From one Henningerozyma blattae CBS 6284 chromosome 1, complete genome genomic stretch:
- the SAC7 gene encoding GTPase-activating protein SAC7 (similar to Saccharomyces cerevisiae SAC7 (YDR389W) and BAG7 (YOR134W); ancestral locus Anc_5.471) translates to MPVFWKQFNNNQKSFSSDSLPLPSSTINKSPIKENENNNIFDSSFSQIPIESPIPISSVDKNYLSPPTTLPARRPPLALKFGSNNNVPTTPPSINTSKQQEEQNKYRSYRDNFISNRNGFTGGVFGVSLSQSLSVASAEVIVQSELVNFGRIPIVVAKCGAYLKANALDTPGIFRIAGNSKRVKELQYIFSRPPDYGTKFNQWEPYTVHDVASLLRRYLNNLEEPLIPLDLYDDFRSPLQDRPRILRHMMKKNKSDMSKNSSTVNHTLNAHSSKSKSIHSSSAISPAGQPSDLNQNSNNAKNQNLSNSTVQSHINHHNNESTDKKEPAIHRLELKDVPIITMTDKPHGEPKEILPAHSKPMRVKNSSGSGLSITSTEATISTEAASNQQALSSSMNELSSTSPTENMPPYTDDRENDGDEEEDDALLKERKGKRTHKKKKLTRDVKAAIKDYEALFVSLSNDTKQLTIYLLDLLSLFSRQSQFNLMPGSNLAAIFQPSFLFHPQHDMDPKEYELSRLVVEFLIEYSYKLLPHLLKLAKEEQLKTQETDRKISASSNIATSTNINAEERPESFTRVDPSGSPSKVLNSNDSPNRVIKNIIKDDPVSGRTSPIQAINIPRTMSPARITRTDSPLSISSSSLKNGEKQNLLAFPSDIPGIVQPSSVKENAANNISLTNLSQSIPKKFISPKKPIKTRPHSRSIGSVPNPPDVITSNKRRSKLFPWLHKPGILSDSGDLSVTEEEGEDLYDDENENENEVASLSPSTPTHDISTGLQYLPVQGMNRSLSSNSANFTFNGRPKATVIKPSVGTTETSISADSAIKTALLEGPENGHTRSRSFSGSENPTYMKSAKDSKQKKRESWFQRLRSPSRPVKK, encoded by the coding sequence atgCCAGTATTTTGGAaacaattcaataataaccAAAAAAGTTTTTCTAGTGATTCTTTACCACTACCGTCGTctacaattaataaatccccaataaaagaaaatgagaataataatatatttgattctAGTTTCTCCCAAATACCTATAGAAAGTCCAATACCTATATCGAGTGTTGATAAGAACTATCTTTCTCCCCCAACTACTCTGCCTGCTAGAAGACCACCTTTGGCTTTGAAATTTGgctcaaataataatgttcCTACAACACCACCAAGTATAAATACTTCAAAGCAACAAGAAGagcaaaataaatatagatcGTATAgagataattttatttcaaaccGTAATGGGTTTACAGGTGGAGTATTTGGTGTTTCATTATCACAATCTTTGAGTGTCGCTAGTGCAGAAGTTATCGTACAGTCAGAGCTTGTTAATTTTGGTAGAATTCCTATTGTTGTGGCTAAATGTGGTGCTTATTTAAAAGCTAATGCTCTGGATACCCCCggtatttttagaattgcTGGTAATAGTAAAAGAGTCAAAGAATtacaatatatattttcaaggCCGCCTGATTATGGtacaaaatttaatcaatGGGAACCGTATACTGTTCACGATGTTGCTTCACTCCTGAGaagatatttaaataatttggaaGAACCACTTATACCATTAGATCTTTATGACGATTTTAGGTCACCTTTACAAGATAGGCCGCGAATTTTGAGGCatatgatgaaaaaaaataaatcagaTATGTCTAAGAATTCATCTACAGTAAACCATACTCTAAATGCGCATAGTTCAAAATCTAAATCTATTCACAGCTCATCAGCAATATCACCAGCTGGGCAGCCATCTGATCTTAATCAGAACAGTAATAATGCTAAAAATCAGAATCTCAGTAATTCAACAGTCCAAAGCCATATAAATCACcataataatgaatctaCTGATAAAAAGGAGCCTGCTATTCATCGTTTAGAACTTAAAGATGTGCCAATAATTACTATGACTGACAAGCCACATGGTGAaccaaaagaaatattaccTGCTCATTCAAAGCCCATGAGAGTTAAAAATTCTAGCGGGTCTGGTCTTTCAATAACTTCAACTGAGGCAACAATCTCCACTGAGGCAGCAAGTAATCAACAAGCATTATCATCAAGCATGAATGAATTATCTAGCACTTCTCCAACTGAAAATATGCCACCTTATACTGATGACAGAGAAAACGATGGTGATGAGGAAGAGGATGATGCACTACTTAAGgaaagaaaaggaaaaaggACACataagaaaaagaaactaaCGAGAGATGTTAAGGCAGCCATTAAGGATTACGAGGCATTATTTGTATCATTATCTAACGACACTAAGCAATTaacaatttatttgttaGATTTACTAAGCTTATTTTCAAGACAGTCtcaattcaatttaatGCCAGGCAGCAATCTGGCAGCTATTTTTCAGCCATCCTTTCTATTTCATCCACAGCATGATATGGATCCCAAAGAATATGAACTTTCCAGATTGGTAGTGGAATTTCTGATAGAATATTCTTATAAGCTACTTCCACATCTTTTGAAACTTGCTAAAGAAGAACAACTGAAAACCCAGGAGACTGATAGAAAGATATCAGCCTCTTCTAACATAGCTACTTCAACAAATATTAACGCAGAAGAACGGCCTGAATCATTCACTCGTGTTGATCCCTCTGGTAGTCCTTCTAAGGTACTAAATAGCAATGATTCACCAAATAGagtaattaaaaatataataaaagatgATCCAGTTTCCGGTAGAACATCACCAATTCAGGCTATAAATATTCCTAGAACAATGTCTCCTGCTCGTATTACGCGTACAGATTCTCCCTTATCAATTTCAAGTTCATCGTTAAAGAATGGTGAAAAACAGAATTTATTAGCATTCCCATCGGATATACCAGGCATTGTCCAACCTTCTTCAGTTAAAGAAAATGCtgcaaataatatatcacTGACAAATCTATCTCAGTCAATTCCaaagaaatttatatcTCCAAAAAAACCCATCAAAACTAGGCCACATTCCAGATCAATAGGCTCTGTTCCAAACCCTCCAGATGTGATCACAAGTAATAAGAGAAGGTCAAAATTATTCCCATGGCTTCATAAGCCTGGCATATTAAGTGACTCTGGTGATTTAAGTGTAACTGAAGAGGAAGGAGAAGATCtatatgatgatgaaaatgaaaatgaaaatgaagttGCATCTTTATCACCTTCAACACCTACCCATGATATTTCCACTGGATTGCAATACTTACCTGTCCAAGGTATGAATCGTTCATTAAGCAGCAATAGTGCTAATTTTACATTCAACGGTAGACCAAAGGCTACTGTGATAAAGCCTAGCGTTGGTACTACCGAAACTTCGATTTCTGCAGACTCTGCCATTAAAACAGCATTATTAGAAGGACCTGAGAATGGTCATACTAGATCTAGATCGTTTTCTGGCAGTGAAAATCCAACTTATATGAAGTCAGCAAAGGATAGCAAGCAGAAGAAGCGTGAATCATGGTTTCAAAGATTACGCAGCCCTTCACGGCCTGTCAAGAAATGA
- the SIA1 gene encoding Sia1p (similar to Saccharomyces cerevisiae SIA1 (YOR137C); ancestral locus Anc_5.474): MVPQRKLLKVFKKTTYLTTFLLLCIAWSRLRLFFLNVKSQPNAVEYNGGLIDDIKLMKCYRWYKNCETLYAQSAVHDNSFVLWNRVSKNMTDSSLYAIESNWLYETFFYVHLFNTNANKEDEKQPLADIAVSRDPSLVPLTVLQEVMPSLRSSDSMMGNKRLYYQKTSWWYRFWNNPLPTKMNLMNKWKHNNDILWSKIQHDSCLITNIQLYLGSNFVESRPFWKEIIHELHNEDGNSIPISITRKVECGFDANHTFPKNTINNKDLLQLKQKSDLKILQLSDIHIKGNEENSAILGEFQSRIFISRIIDIERPDLVVITGDILDGNKSVDYQTCILNVVQPIIRAQIPFVISFGAKDFSKYATQQEITDFVNQIPYCLNKNSDSNGHLTIPYNFSTIPNDSKDDYSNLITQNDLAIFIFNSKTSKRQFFKDYISLYKSPPKLALAFQYLPIPTYRLSGVFPIIGQYNERNLLPEGFDNDDNLINYMHEMNIKALSCGFDHSNDCCLQSIHDIWLCYSGATGLTAPHSIFMPPSVRLFKVDNIDKSITSWKRNYNKIDEVYDYQYIYNQPKQKHTPSN; this comes from the coding sequence ATGGTACCCCAAAGAAAACTTCTgaaagtatttaaaaagaCCACCTATTTGACTACATTCCTCTTACTTTGCATTGCTTGGTCAAGATTACGGCTGTTCTTCCTTAATGTGAAATCTCAACCAAATGCCGTTGAATATAATGGAGGGTTAATcgatgatattaaattgatGAAATGTTATCGTTGGTATAAAAATTGCGAAACATTATATGCACAAAGTGCTGTCCACGATAATTCCTTTGTTCTTTGGAATAGGGTGTCAAAAAATATGACAGATTCTTCATTGTATGCAATTGAATCAAATTGGTTATATGAAACATTCTTTTATGTTCATTTGTTTAATACTAACGCAaataaagaagatgaaaaacAACCATTGGCAGATATAGCAGTATCAAGAGATCCGTCATTAGTTCCATTAACAGTTTTACAAGAAGTCATGCCCTCATTAAGATCTTCGGATTCCATGATGGGTAATAAACGgttatattatcaaaaaacTTCTTGGTGGTATCGATTTTGGAATAATCCTCTTCCGacaaaaatgaatttaatgaataaatggaaacataataatgatatcttATGGTCCAAAATACAACATGATTCATGCCTAATTACTAATATTCAGTTATATTTAGGTTCTAATTTCGTAGAGTCTCGTCCATTTTggaaagaaattatacatGAATTACATAATGAAGATGGTAACTCAATACCAATCTCTATAACAAGAAAAGTTGAATGTGGGTTTGATGCAAATCATACCTTCCCAAAAAATactatcaataataaagatttattacagcttaaacaaaaatctgatttgaaaattttacaaCTTTCTGATATTCATATAAAAggtaatgaagaaaattctGCCATATTAGGAGAATTCCAatcaagaatatttatttcaagAATAATCGATATTGAACGCCCTGATCTAGTAGTTATAACTGGTGATATTTTAGATGGCAATAAATCTGTAGACTATCAAACCTGTATTTTAAACGTGGTTCAGCCAATAATTAGAGCTCAGATACCCTTTGTTATATCTTTTGGCGCAAAAGATTTCTCAAAATATGCTACTCAACAAGAAATTACTGATTTTGTTAACCAAATACCatattgtttaaataaaaactcAGATTCGAATGGTCATCTAACGATTccttataatttttctactATACCAAATGATTCAAAGGATGATTATTCAAATCTCATAACACAAAATGACCTAGCaatctttatctttaattcaaaaactTCCAAAAgacaattttttaaagattataTCTCTTTGTACAAATCACCACCTAAATTAGCCTTAGCTTTTCAATACTTACCAATACCCACATATCGATTATCTGGCGTATTTCCAATTATTGGACAATATAATGAAAGAAATCTTTTACCAGAGGGATTTGATAACGATGATAACTTAATCAATTATATGCATGAAATGAATATCAAGGCTTTAAGTTGTGGGTTTGATCATAGTAATGACTGTTGTCTCCAATCTATTCATGATATTTGGCTTTGTTATAGTGGTGCAACAGGGTTGACAGCTCCTCATTCAATTTTCATGCCTCCAAGTGTCCGCTTATTTAAGGtagataatattgataaatcaattacTTCAtggaaaagaaattataataaaattgatgaagtTTATGATTATCAGTATATATACAACCAGCCCAAACAAAAACACACTCCTTCAAACTAA
- the RUP1 gene encoding Rup1p (similar to Saccharomyces cerevisiae RUP1 (YOR138C); ancestral locus Anc_5.475), with protein sequence MGIAKDVATSTLNKVGGNLEAAINHIFLDTPDTQEREAISTSDLLTAQKTISSNNYNNDNSNSSFDSDSQATSCHIELSRKNSRKVNSNTSNLPSNTFIISGGSNSNNILSRENLSENSSDSSIDSKEEYQPLYLTDTQPPTYQDFTMTSNDNSQQIFVPPVYSKGTYKVQKSLPDDPTVLLSLEPSKLLSNYFGLFSMSLALFAPDLFMGPDFVNLNFNDNWNKGLQIDTPEYEVKYTHNLEPGLEDRIEIVNAINLSEKERELTYQPYILWQLQKVISIMNSQISSRAYISSGIYSLCLDDNTQKKLMETSHLYDILPTFIRSLMNDCKHVPDLDQNRMKNMFVSKAFHQIPIHKEPTKVSLFLFHFLPEEYDSNLYKMFNSLLYRSYDEPIYPRTNQNSADSSSSDDEISNEEESSLDEISTILTVIFDELDQDTELITQPDGVEIPFEFYPELYTKKCKEKLINGILHTRYQNKLKMKEVLNDLNSLKSFEGKDILRFLNSTLEYLQRDGKEGPMVNKLSYVKEQLSRAKTEKMLEYKTISRSLQNEWNIDKPELSIIEQAQDLGLIGDPHLLVMAVLSPYLYFFRDRRNRWFKFQSSIMGTDFEITKYESDKTVQDEIKLNTKSASETPIMFVYCKKDAIPNDSLVLQKFAKNQGCSAFAQADEMSLKKNVTR encoded by the coding sequence ATGGGGATCGCAAAAGATGTAGCCACATCaactttaaataaagtGGGTGGTAATTTGGAAGCGGCTATtaatcatatatttttagatacTCCAGATACTCAAGAAAGGGAAGCTATTTCTACAAGTGATTTATTAACGGCCCAGAAAACTATCTCCAgcaataattataataatgacaATAGTAATTCAAGTTTCGATAGTGATTCGCAAGCCACATCTTGCCACATAGAATTGTCCAGAAAGAATAGTAGGAAAGTAAATAGTAACACAAGTAATCTCCCCAGTAATACTTTTATAATTAGTGGCGGCagtaattcaaataatattttatcaagaGAAAATTTATCAGAAAATTCTTCTGATTCAAGTATCGATTCGAAGGAAGAATATCAACCCTTATATTTAACAGATACTCAACCACCCACTTATCAAGATTTTACAATGACTTCAAATGATAACTCTCAACAAATTTTTGTTCCACCTGTTTATTCCAAAGGTACCTATAAAGTTCAAAAAAGTTTACCGGATGATCCAACAGTGCTACTATCATTAGAACCTTCAAAACTACTAAGTAATTACTTTGGATTATTTTCAATGAGCTTGGCTTTATTTGCACCTGATTTATTTATGGGTCCTGACTttgttaatttaaattttaatgataattgGAATAAAGGTTTACAGATTGATACTCCTGAATATGAAGTTAAATATACACACAACTTAGAGCCGGGATTAGAAGATCGAATTGAAATTGTAAATGCTATTAATTTGTCTGAAAAAGAACGAGAATTAACTTACCAACCCTATATCCTATGGCAACTACAAAAagttatttcaattatGAATTCACAAATTTCCTCAAGGGCATACATTTCAAGTGGCATATATTCACTTTGTTTAGATGATAATacacaaaaaaaattaatggaaACTTCACATTTATACGATATTCTACCAACATTCATAAGGTCTTTGATGAACGATTGCAAACACGTACCAGATTTAGATCAAAATAGAATGAAGAACATGTTTGTCTCAAAAGCATTCCACCAGATACCTATACACAAGGAACCTACTAAAGtgtcattatttttatttcatttcttACCCGAAGAATACGATTCCAATTTATACAAAAtgtttaattcattattatacCGATCTTATGATGAACCAATATACCCAAGAACAAATCAAAATAGTGCTGACTCTAGCAGTTCCGATGACGAAATTTCTAATGAAGAGGAGAGCTCATTAGACGAAATTAGTACCATTTTAACAGTAATTTTTGATGAACTGGATCAAGATACTGAATTGATTACTCAGCCAGATGGTGTGGAAATTCCATTTGAATTCTATCCTGAACTATACACCAAAAAGTGTAAagagaaattaataaatggCATTTTACATACCAGATACCAAAACAAACTAAAGATGAAAGAAGTCTTGAATGACTTGAATAGTTTGAAGTCATTTGAAGGCAAGGATATTCTTAGATTCTTGAATAGCACTTTAGAATATCTACAGCGTGATGGTAAAGAAGGCCCAATGGTTAATAAATTGTCTTACGTCAAGGAGCAATTGAGTAGGGCAAAAACTGAGAAAATGCTTGAATATAAGACAATTTCAAGAAGCTTACAAAATGAATGGAATATCGATAAACCCGAGCTTAGTATCATTGAACAAGCACAAGATTTAGGTTTAATCGGTGATCCCCACTTGCTAGTAATGGCAGTCTTGTCACCGTACTTGTATTTTTTCAGGGACAGACGTAACAGATGgtttaaatttcaaagcTCTATCATGGGGACTGATTTTGAAATCACTAAATATGAATCGGACAAGACTGTTCAAGATGAAATAAAACTAAACACAAAATCTGCAAGTGAGACTCCAATTATGTTTGTCTATTGTAAGAAAGATGCTATTCCAAATGATTCTTTAGTGTTACAAAAGTTTGCTAAGAACCAAGGCTGCAGTGCTTTTGCACAGGCTGATGAGATGAGCTTGAAGAAGAATGTTACCAGGTGA
- the RVS167 gene encoding amphiphysin (similar to Saccharomyces cerevisiae RVS167 (YDR388W); ancestral locus Anc_5.470) encodes MSFKGFTKAISRAPQTFRQKMNMGPQTEDPVYEDAERRFKELEDETKKLSDESKRYSIAVTGMLTHQIGFAKAMEEIFKPISGRMSDPNATIQEDNPQGIEASEQYRAIVADLQVTLKPDLTLVEEKVVKPCQELLKVITYIRKMATKRNHKKLDLDRRLNAVTKIENKKEQKPKDEERLYKAQAEMEVAQQEYDYYNNMLKDQLPILFSLEAQFVQPLFVSFYYMQLNIFYTLYNKFQEMQIPYFDLNSDILEAFQAKRGNIEEQTDALTITHFKVGYSKAKLEMTRKRYGHGAGPGNGSAYNSQENTPSPTGDYNSNDPYGQHNGYGQDSYNQNSPTQSNTPGYGQGPPPNAGGYEKQSPSSTGSYGQNGANPGYNQQPQHNAYQSPPATGYEKPTPYPTAGNYQNSNHSLAGSVPPSYTSATGVPQSAPAFETVTALYEYQAQAEGDLSFPAGAVIEIVQRTADINEWWTGKYNGQQGVFPGNYVKINKS; translated from the coding sequence ATGAGTTTCAAGGGGTTTACAAAGGCTATCAGTAGAGCCCCTCAGACATTTCGTCAAAAAATGAACATGGGGCCTCAAACAGAAGATCCTGTCTATGAGGATGCAGAACGTCGTTTCAAAGAATTGGAAGATGAAACCAAGAAATTAAGTGACGAATCTAAGAGATATTCCATTGCTGTGACTGGTATGTTAACTCATCAAATTGGGTTTGCCAAGGCTATGGAGGAAATCTTTAAGCCTATCAGTGGTAGAATGAGTGATCCAAATGCTACCATTCAAGAAGATAATCCACAAGGTATTGAAGCAAGTGAACAATATAGGGCTATTGTTGCTGATTTACAAGTCACTTTAAAGCCAGATTTGACTTTGGTTGAAGAAAAAGTCGTTAAGCCTTGTCAAGAGCTTTTGAAAGTCATTACATATATTCGTAAGATGGCTACAAAGAGAAATCATAAGAAATTGGATCTAGATAGAAGATTGAATGCCGTTACCaagattgaaaataaaaaagagcAAAAGCCAAAGGACGAAGAGAGATTATATAAAGCCCAAGCTGAAATGGAAGTAGCCCAACaagaatatgattattataataacaTGTTAAAGGACCAATTACCAATATTGTTTTCATTAGAAGCTCAATTTGTTCAACCtttatttgtttcattCTATTACATGCAATTGAACATTTTTTACACtttgtataataaattcCAAGAAATGCAAATCccttattttgatttaaatagtGATATCTTGGAAGCCTTCCAAGCTAAACGTggaaatattgaagaacAAACTGATGCCTTAACAATTACTCATTTTAAAGTTGGTTATTCAAAAGCTAAGTTAGAAATGACAAGAAAAAGATATGGTCATGGTGCTGGTCCAGGAAACGGTAGTGCATACAACTCGCAAGAAAATACGCCAAGTCCAACAGGTGATTATAATTCAAACGATCCCTATGGCCAACATAATGGCTATGGTCAGGATTCATACAATCAAAATTCTCCTACTCAAAGTAACACTCCAGGATATGGTCAAGGACCTCCTCCAAATGCAGGTGGTTATGAAAAGCAATCACCATCTTCAACAGGTAGTTATGGTCAAAATGGTGCTAATCCGGGCTATAATCAACAACCTCAACATAACGCATACCAATCTCCACCAGCAACAGGTTACGAGAAACCAACCCCATACCCTACTGCAGgtaattatcaaaattcaaatcattcCCTTGCAGGCTCGGTTCCTCCATCATATACTTCTGCTACTGGTGTACCTCAGTCAGCACCTGCATTTGAAACAGTCACTGCCTTGTATGAGTACCAAGCTCAAGCTGAAGGTGATCTAAGTTTCCCTGCTGGTGCTGTTATTGAAATCGTCCAGCGTACTGctgatattaatgaatgGTGGACAGGGAAATATAACGGTCAACAAGGTGTTTTCCCAGGTAATTAcgttaaaataaataaatcatga
- the ARP8 gene encoding Arp8p (similar to Saccharomyces cerevisiae ARP8 (YOR141C); ancestral locus Anc_5.477), which produces MSEDQNSSADDQIGTPIGNTQEQGQDQDDDANSNYDSNEDSIDVQDLADDSTIDIKQDSDNENENEDIGDDKSEEKHNVISNKVIIKRKPGRKRRPNNDYGETPLADTKIPSKKNPKIDSSKNKKFHLHLLEKRRLGRLKAAEEFAKKLKQSGIEKIETLTVNPTGLFQPAMLINQKNYSSDYLKKDSQIFAMRNRKEIRENAQTTTSLNNTPDFQEGRGEANQAAQDEDINLGDPSTTIVIHPGSKFLKIGYAQDPNPILIPSCVAVPKNQFLDTVSELNDNFNYSKDQSEKFDEYKNELLKSFKERMRFYKRKVQTNGHEQVLSFNKNSKPEDVTEKNDIEDVNRWINDPQKKYFGSDAIRCSKENFIIRYPFINGGSFNIEAPYYRTLSELLSEVCEFLVHILTSDTFQLKTSDFSSYKIVLVISDIFEKSHLEVMFRLLLNEMQFNAVAIIQESLATCYGAGVGSSTCVVNVGATQTRIACVDEGSIVEDSIVSLDYGGDDITKLFSILLLQSGFPYTDLNINAAHDWILAEKLKKDFVTFHDANVTVQLYNFIKRVPGQIPQKYEFETFEEVMLAPLSLFYPQVLKLLKSEQLAKYKNEQVKKQLPASRDIFTSELNDWKSIAQADCLNKNLYSETSDEISMLKRTLNIHLNLEEIRDEIDKEHEIPNSNYTSLEKAIIQSIANASASLDISKINSFYSNILLVGGGAKIPSLDFILEDRIKIWRPRLLSVNSFPTFYKKLTKLIKELPNYGKTNKTSEEEESLKKAIDELIKTEFEAYGPILEQQASNDSFFPVSILPSPRNMDPAELIWKGASVLAQIKLVEELFVTTADWDMHGSRILQHKCIFTY; this is translated from the coding sequence ATGTCAGAAGATCAAAACTCAAGTGCAGACGATCAGATTGGTACGCCAATTGGAAATACACAAGAACAAGGCCAAGATCAAGATGATGatgcaaattcaaattatgaTTCCAACGAAGATTCTATTGATGTGCAAGATCTAGCAGATGATTCAACCATCGATATTAAACAAGATTcagataatgaaaatgagaATGAGGATATTGGAGATGATAAATCTGAAGAGAAGCATAACGTAATATCTAATAAAGTTATCATAAAGAGAAAACCAGGTCGTAAGAGACGTCCCAATAATGATTATGGTGAGACTCCACTAGCAGACACAAAAATTCCAAGCAAAAAGAATCCAAAAATAGATagttctaaaaataaaaagttcCATCTACATTTACTAGAGAAGAGAAGGTTAGGCCGTCTAAAGGCAGCAGAAGAATTtgctaaaaaattaaaacaaagtGGTATCGAAAAGATTGAAACATTAACTGTTAATCCAACAGGTTTATTTCAACCTGCTATgctaataaatcaaaagaattattcatCTGATTATCTGAAAAAAGATAGTCAAATATTTGCTATGAGaaatagaaaagaaattagGGAAAATGCACAAACAACGACATCCTTGAATAATACTCCAGATTTTCAAGAAGGAAGAGGCGAAGCAAATCAAGCAGCTcaagatgaagatattaatttgGGAGATCCTTCTACCACAATTGTTATTCACCCTGGCTcaaaattcttaaaaattGGCTATGCCCAAGATCCAAACCCTATTTTAATTCCATCTTGCGTTGCTGTTCCAAAGAATCAATTTTTAGATACCGTTtctgaattaaatgataacTTTAATTATTCCAAAGATCAGTCAGAGAAATTtgatgaatataaaaatgaattactAAAGAGTTTCAAAGAAAGAATGAGATTTTATAAACGTAAAGTGCAAACTAATGGCCATGAACAAGTGTTGTcattcaataaaaattctaaacCCGAAGATGtaactgaaaaaaatgatatagaAGATGTAAACCGTTGGATAAATGATcctcaaaaaaaatatttcggTTCTGATGCCATACGATGCTCGAAAGAAAATTTCATAATAAGATATCCTTTTATAAATGGGggttcttttaatattgaagCACCTTATTATAGAACATTATCTGAACTGCTATCAGAAGTATGTGAATTCCTTGTTCATATATTGACATCTGATACTTTCCAATTGAAGACCTCTGATTTTAGCAGCTATAAAATTGTATTGGTCATTTctgatatttttgaaaaaagtcACCTTGAAGTCATGTTcagattattattaaatgagATGCAATTCAATGCTGTCGCAATAATACAAGAATCATTAGCAACTTGTTATGGTGCAGGTGTTGGTTCTTCCACGTGTGTGGTTAATGTTGGAGCTACACAAACGAGAATTGCATGTGTAGATGAAGGTAGTATCGTAGAGGATAGTATTGTTTCATTAGATTATGGGGGTGATGATataacaaaattattttcaattttattattacaaagtGGATTCCCTTATACAGATCTGAATATCAATGCAGCCCATGATTGGATCTTGGCtgaaaagttaaaaaaagattttgTTACATTCCACGATGCCAATGTAACTGTCCagttatataattttattaaaagagtTCCAGGCCAAATACCacaaaaatatgaatttgaGACATTTGAAGAAGTTATGTTAGCTccattatctttattttatccCCAAGTTTTAaagttattaaaatcaGAACAACTTGCTAAGTACAAGAATGAACAAGTAAAGAAACAATTACCAGCTTCAAGAGATATATTTACTAGCGAATTAAATGATTGGAAGTCGATTGCACAAGCCGAttgtttgaataaaaatttatattctgAAACATCAGATGAAATATCAATGTTGAAAAGaacattaaatattcatttaaatttagagGAAATTCGCgatgaaattgataaagaGCATGAAATACCCAACTCTAATTATACTTCTCTAGAAAAAGCCATCATTCAAAGTATAGCTAATGCATCTGCATCTCTTGATATATCTAAAATCAATTcgttttattcaaatattctaCTTGTTGGAGGTGGTGCCAAGATTCCTTCTTTAGATTTTATCTTAGAAGATCGTATAAAAATTTGGAGACCTCGACTATTATCTGTAAATTCATTCCCTACATTTTACAAAAAGCTAACGAAATTAATCAAGGAGTTACCAAACTACGGTAAGACAAATAAGACatctgaagaagaagaaagtcTCAAAAAAGCCATCGATGAATTAATCAAGACTGAATTTGAAGCATATGGCCCCATATTAGAACAGCAAGCTAGCAATGACAGTTTTTTCCCAGTTAGTATTCTACCATCTCCGCGTAATATGGATCCAGCTGAATTGATATGGAAGGGTGCTAGTGTCTTAGCCCAGATAAAGCttgttgaagaattatttgtaaCCACTGCTGATTGGGACATGCATGGAAGCAGAATTCTTCAACATAAGTGCATTTTTACATACTAA